One genomic window of Streptomonospora nanhaiensis includes the following:
- the nuoK gene encoding NADH-quinone oxidoreductase subunit NuoK, giving the protein MDPMNYIVLAAIVFTIGAVGVLVRRNAIIVFMCVELMLNACNLAFVAFARMLGDIEGQVIAFFVMIVAAAEVVVGLAIIMQIFRTRRSASLDDANLLKH; this is encoded by the coding sequence ATGGACCCGATGAACTACATCGTGCTCGCCGCGATCGTGTTCACGATCGGCGCCGTCGGGGTGCTGGTGCGGCGCAACGCCATCATCGTGTTCATGTGCGTGGAGCTGATGCTCAACGCCTGCAACCTGGCGTTCGTCGCCTTCGCCCGGATGCTCGGCGACATCGAGGGCCAGGTCATCGCGTTCTTCGTGATGATCGTGGCCGCGGCCGAGGTCGTCGTGGGCCTGGCGATCATCATGCAGATCTTTAGGACCCGCAGGTCGGCGTCGCTGGACGACGCCAACCTGCTCAAGCACTAG
- the rarD gene encoding EamA family transporter RarD, which translates to MSDSNRGMLFGAGAYLLWGVSTLYWPLVAAAGATEVIAHRMVWSLLTVLAVLAVRRHWRFLLGVLRTPRQLAVLAGAAALITVNWGLFIYTVNSGQTSQAALGYFINPLVSVLVGVVFFAERLRRAQVAAVVLGAVAVAVLSLAYGGVPWLSLGMAFSFATYGALKKTVRLDGVESLAVETLLLFLPAAAYLGFLEATGAGTFTGVSTAHTWALVGSGVVTALPLLCFGMAARLVPLSMLGLLQFVVPVMQFLFAWLVFDEAMPLSRWIGFGVVWVALVVFVADMLRATARTPRGAEPGQRADRAARGTGPEPDPEPEPDQRT; encoded by the coding sequence GTGTCCGATTCCAACCGCGGCATGCTCTTCGGGGCCGGTGCCTACCTGCTGTGGGGTGTCTCCACCCTCTACTGGCCCCTGGTCGCGGCCGCCGGCGCAACCGAGGTCATCGCGCACCGCATGGTGTGGTCGCTGCTGACCGTCCTGGCCGTCCTCGCGGTCCGCCGGCACTGGCGCTTCCTGCTCGGCGTGCTGCGCACCCCGCGCCAGCTCGCGGTGCTCGCGGGGGCCGCGGCGCTCATCACGGTCAACTGGGGCCTGTTCATCTACACCGTGAACAGCGGGCAGACCAGCCAGGCCGCGCTGGGCTACTTCATCAACCCGCTGGTGAGCGTGCTGGTGGGCGTGGTGTTCTTCGCCGAGCGGCTGCGCCGGGCGCAGGTGGCGGCGGTGGTCCTCGGCGCCGTGGCGGTGGCCGTGCTCAGCCTCGCCTACGGCGGGGTGCCGTGGCTCTCCCTGGGCATGGCGTTCTCCTTCGCCACCTACGGCGCCCTGAAGAAGACGGTCCGGCTGGACGGCGTGGAGAGCCTGGCGGTGGAGACCCTGCTGCTGTTCCTGCCCGCGGCGGCCTACCTCGGGTTTCTTGAGGCCACCGGCGCGGGCACCTTCACCGGGGTCTCCACGGCCCACACCTGGGCGCTGGTCGGCTCGGGGGTGGTCACGGCGCTGCCGCTGCTGTGCTTCGGCATGGCGGCGCGCCTGGTGCCGCTGAGCATGCTGGGGCTGCTCCAGTTCGTGGTGCCGGTCATGCAGTTCCTGTTCGCCTGGCTGGTGTTCGACGAGGCGATGCCGCTGAGCCGGTGGATCGGGTTCGGAGTGGTGTGGGTGGCGCTGGTGGTGTTCGTGGCGGACATGCTGCGCGCCACCGCGCGGACACCGCGCGGCGCGGAGCCGGGGCAGCGCGCGGACCGCGCGGCGCGCGGCACCGGCCCCGAGCCCGACCCTGAGCCCGAGCCCGACCAGAGGACCTAG
- a CDS encoding PRC-barrel domain-containing protein, whose protein sequence is MGTQRLIGHRLVDRDGAAVGKIGQVYYDDQTDEAKWITVRTGLFGSRENLVPLLGAEMVYDALQVPWSKAEIKSAPSFDIDQHISVEQEDRVYEHYGLTPEIPGQRPAEPIERPRGRHARAEDRPEQPEYLDRSEPPPRQAPRQRTQSPGDQVPRRERAERPGPAAPQAGSGGGPAARGGAPRRGEAPGEAGPRQARPGWAGPTAPQVRPGAPEAGRAGEWARSWQPPNRPPARPGQP, encoded by the coding sequence ATGGGAACACAGCGGTTGATCGGGCACCGGCTCGTGGACAGGGACGGCGCCGCGGTCGGCAAGATCGGCCAGGTCTACTACGACGACCAGACCGATGAAGCCAAGTGGATCACGGTGCGGACCGGCCTGTTCGGGTCGCGGGAGAACCTGGTGCCGCTGCTGGGCGCGGAGATGGTCTACGACGCCCTCCAGGTGCCGTGGTCCAAGGCGGAGATCAAGTCGGCCCCGAGCTTCGACATCGACCAGCACATCTCGGTGGAGCAGGAGGACCGGGTCTACGAGCACTACGGCCTCACCCCCGAGATACCGGGACAGCGCCCGGCCGAGCCGATCGAGCGCCCGCGCGGCCGGCACGCCCGCGCCGAGGACCGGCCCGAGCAGCCGGAGTACCTGGACCGCTCGGAGCCCCCGCCGCGGCAGGCCCCCCGGCAGCGCACGCAGAGCCCCGGCGACCAGGTGCCGCGCCGGGAGCGCGCCGAACGTCCGGGCCCGGCCGCGCCGCAGGCCGGCAGCGGCGGCGGGCCGGCCGCGCGGGGAGGCGCGCCCCGGAGGGGCGAGGCCCCCGGCGAGGCCGGTCCGCGCCAGGCCAGGCCCGGATGGGCGGGGCCCACGGCCCCGCAGGTCCGCCCCGGCGCGCCCGAGGCCGGCCGCGCGGGGGAGTGGGCCCGCTCCTGGCAGCCGCCGAACCGGCCGCCCGCGCGCCCCGGGCAGCCCTAG
- the nuoI gene encoding NADH-quinone oxidoreductase subunit NuoI — translation MLDWLNPVKGFGVTFHTMFKKVPTVNYPEEVRPTAPRFHGRHQLNRWPDGLEKCIGCELCAWACPADAIYVEGGDNTEDSRFSPGERYGRVYQINYLRCILCGLCVEACPTRALTMTNEYEIADDERESLIWTKEQLLAPLREGMEAPPHPMRLGETEEDYYRQGPAFAKAAAGEPAADGKAAR, via the coding sequence GTGCTTGACTGGCTCAACCCCGTCAAGGGGTTCGGCGTCACCTTCCACACCATGTTCAAGAAGGTGCCGACCGTCAACTACCCCGAGGAGGTGCGGCCCACCGCGCCGCGCTTCCACGGCCGCCACCAGCTCAACCGCTGGCCCGACGGGCTGGAGAAGTGCATCGGGTGCGAGCTGTGCGCCTGGGCCTGCCCGGCCGACGCGATCTACGTGGAGGGCGGCGACAACACCGAGGACTCCCGGTTCTCGCCCGGCGAGCGCTACGGCCGCGTCTACCAGATCAACTACCTGCGGTGCATCCTGTGCGGGCTGTGCGTGGAGGCCTGCCCCACCCGCGCGCTTACGATGACCAACGAGTACGAGATCGCCGACGACGAGCGCGAGAGCCTGATCTGGACCAAGGAGCAGCTCCTCGCCCCGCTCAGGGAGGGCATGGAGGCGCCGCCGCACCCGATGCGGCTCGGCGAGACCGAGGAGGACTACTACCGGCAGGGCCCCGCCTTCGCCAAGGCCGCCGCGGGCGAGCCCGCCGCCGACGGTAAGGCGGCCCGGTGA
- the nuoL gene encoding NADH-quinone oxidoreductase subunit L, whose amino-acid sequence MSQLTLAAEQHAHAVTTEAGGAVLENSWLLIALPLVGAAILLLGGRRTNAWGHWLAVALPLASFGWAVAALLQMLGAPPEERSYAVPVYTWFSVGGFDAEVGLLLDPLSISFALLITGVGSLIHIYSVGYMAHDDRRRRFFAYLNLFVAAMLVLVLADNYALLFLGWEGVGLASYLLIGFWQHKDSAAVAAKKAFLVNRVGDMGLLIAIMLMFTTFGTVAFHDVFGAAGEAGQGLMTAIGLLLLLGACGKSAQLPLQSWLLDAMEGPTPVSALIHAATMVTAGVYLIVRSGAVFEAAPAAQLTVAIVGAATLLAGAVIGCAKDDIKKALAGSTMSQIGYMTMAAGLGPIGYAAAIAHLITHGFFKAGLFLGAGSVMHGMNDEVDMRRYGGLRTAMPVTFATFGLGYLAIIGFPLLSGWWTKEGIIAAAFDSGGAAGTVFGAAALLGAGLTAFYMTRVMIMTFFGTRRWADDAHPHESPASMTVPMIVLAVGSVALGAVLVFGYRFAAFLEPAIGAPEHHHAFSMATMLTSWPSLAALGLMVAGVATAWFMYGRREVPRTAPRAGLVTAAARNELYGNAINEGLLMRPGQQVARALAAFDTSVVDGLVNGIATSVRDSSRGLRGAQTGFARTYALTMLFGAAIVVATLAVRI is encoded by the coding sequence GTGTCTCAACTAACCCTCGCCGCCGAGCAGCACGCGCACGCCGTCACCACCGAGGCCGGCGGGGCGGTCCTGGAGAACTCCTGGCTGCTGATCGCGCTCCCGCTGGTCGGTGCCGCGATCCTGCTGCTGGGCGGGCGCCGGACCAACGCCTGGGGCCACTGGCTCGCGGTGGCGCTGCCGCTCGCGAGCTTCGGGTGGGCCGTGGCGGCGCTGCTGCAGATGCTGGGCGCCCCGCCCGAGGAGCGGAGCTACGCGGTCCCCGTCTACACCTGGTTCTCCGTCGGCGGGTTCGACGCCGAGGTGGGCCTGCTGCTGGACCCGCTGTCCATCAGCTTCGCGCTGCTGATCACCGGGGTCGGCTCCCTCATCCACATCTACTCGGTGGGCTACATGGCCCACGACGACCGGCGCCGCCGGTTCTTCGCCTACCTGAACCTGTTCGTGGCGGCGATGCTGGTCCTGGTCCTCGCCGACAACTACGCGCTGCTGTTCCTGGGCTGGGAGGGCGTGGGCCTGGCGTCCTACCTGCTGATCGGCTTCTGGCAGCACAAGGACTCCGCGGCGGTCGCCGCGAAGAAGGCGTTCCTGGTCAACCGCGTCGGCGACATGGGCCTGCTCATCGCGATCATGCTCATGTTCACCACGTTCGGCACGGTCGCCTTCCACGACGTGTTCGGCGCGGCGGGCGAGGCCGGCCAGGGCCTGATGACCGCCATCGGCCTGCTGCTGCTCCTGGGCGCCTGCGGCAAGTCGGCCCAGCTGCCGCTCCAGTCCTGGCTCCTAGACGCCATGGAGGGCCCCACCCCGGTCTCGGCGCTGATCCACGCGGCGACCATGGTCACCGCGGGCGTCTACCTGATCGTCCGCTCGGGCGCCGTCTTCGAGGCCGCGCCCGCCGCCCAGCTCACCGTCGCCATCGTCGGCGCGGCCACGCTGCTGGCCGGCGCGGTCATCGGGTGCGCCAAGGACGACATCAAGAAGGCGCTGGCCGGCTCCACCATGAGCCAGATCGGCTACATGACCATGGCCGCCGGCCTGGGCCCCATCGGCTACGCCGCCGCCATCGCCCACCTGATCACCCACGGGTTCTTCAAGGCCGGGCTGTTCCTGGGCGCCGGCTCGGTGATGCACGGCATGAACGACGAGGTCGACATGCGCCGCTACGGCGGACTGCGCACGGCCATGCCCGTCACCTTCGCCACCTTCGGCCTGGGCTACCTCGCCATCATCGGGTTCCCGCTGCTGTCGGGGTGGTGGACCAAGGAGGGCATCATCGCCGCGGCCTTCGACAGCGGCGGCGCCGCGGGCACGGTGTTCGGCGCCGCGGCCCTGCTGGGCGCCGGGCTGACCGCGTTCTACATGACCCGCGTCATGATCATGACGTTCTTCGGCACGCGGCGCTGGGCCGACGACGCCCACCCCCACGAGTCCCCGGCGTCGATGACGGTGCCGATGATCGTGCTGGCGGTGGGCTCGGTGGCGCTGGGCGCCGTCCTGGTGTTCGGCTACCGCTTCGCGGCGTTCCTGGAGCCCGCCATCGGCGCGCCCGAGCACCACCACGCGTTCAGCATGGCCACCATGCTCACCAGCTGGCCGAGCCTGGCCGCGCTGGGCCTGATGGTGGCCGGCGTGGCCACGGCCTGGTTCATGTACGGCCGGCGGGAGGTCCCGCGCACCGCGCCGCGCGCGGGCCTGGTCACCGCCGCCGCGCGCAACGAGCTGTACGGCAACGCCATCAACGAGGGGCTGCTCATGCGGCCCGGCCAACAGGTCGCCCGGGCGCTGGCGGCCTTCGACACGTCGGTGGTCGACGGCCTGGTCAACGGGATCGCAACGAGCGTGCGCGACAGCTCGCGCGGGCTGCGCGGCGCGCAGACCGGGTTCGCCCGGACCTACGCGCTGACGATGCTGTTCGGTGCCGCCATCGTCGTCGCAACGCTGGCTGTGAGGATCTGA
- the msrA gene encoding peptide-methionine (S)-S-oxide reductase MsrA, with translation MFGKQMTMVTPEQALPGRDTPMPVPPRHEVLGTPLAPPYPEGSEIAEFGMGCFWGAERRFWELGAANGVITTAVGYAGGYTPNPTYEEVCTGRTGHTEAVRVVFDPRVISYADLLKVFWESHDPTQGMRQGNDLGTQYRSAILYHSDAQKAAAESSRDAFQQVLTRDGYGPITTEITAAGPFYFAEDYHQQYLSAAKNPNGYCGLGGTGATCPVGVARTPA, from the coding sequence ATGTTCGGCAAGCAGATGACCATGGTCACTCCGGAGCAGGCACTGCCCGGCCGCGACACCCCCATGCCCGTGCCGCCGCGCCACGAGGTGCTGGGCACCCCGCTGGCACCGCCCTACCCCGAGGGCAGCGAGATCGCCGAGTTCGGCATGGGCTGCTTCTGGGGCGCCGAACGCCGGTTCTGGGAGCTGGGCGCCGCCAACGGCGTGATCACCACCGCCGTGGGCTACGCGGGCGGCTACACCCCCAACCCCACCTACGAGGAGGTCTGCACCGGCCGCACCGGCCACACCGAGGCCGTGCGCGTGGTGTTCGACCCCCGGGTGATCTCCTACGCCGACCTGCTGAAGGTCTTCTGGGAGAGCCACGACCCCACCCAGGGCATGCGCCAGGGCAACGACCTCGGCACCCAGTACCGGTCGGCGATCCTCTACCACTCCGACGCCCAGAAGGCCGCCGCCGAGTCCTCGCGCGACGCCTTCCAGCAGGTGCTCACCCGCGACGGCTACGGCCCGATCACCACCGAGATCACCGCCGCCGGCCCGTTCTACTTCGCCGAGGACTACCACCAGCAGTACCTGTCGGCCGCCAAGAACCCCAACGGCTACTGCGGCCTGGGCGGCACCGGAGCCACCTGCCCCGTGGGCGTGGCCCGCACCCCGGCCTGA
- a CDS encoding NADH-quinone oxidoreductase subunit J translates to MPGALAAAAAAPIGGLETAAFYVIGAVVVLGALGVVFSRKAVHSAVLMAMVMLGLAVFYGMNQAPFLMVVQIVVYTGAVLMLFLFVLMLVGVSSADSLVETLRGQRLLTAVVAACFLGALALGLTRITAGDPAGLGAGTAAAGGSVPWIASEVIYRYIIAFEATGALLITAVLGALVLAHVTRLKKRRTQREMARDRIRGDHPTPLPGPGTYARHNAIDMPALLPDGSVSELSLNPVLTARDPALQSEVPKDVRLGVGPRPGGASDSAWSKEGHAAGERAPEEAGSAEAADGTREPGDDDRNGDANGQEAERSWTR, encoded by the coding sequence ATGCCGGGCGCGCTCGCCGCCGCCGCGGCGGCCCCCATCGGCGGGCTGGAGACCGCCGCCTTCTACGTGATCGGCGCCGTGGTCGTGCTCGGCGCGCTCGGGGTGGTCTTCAGCCGCAAGGCGGTCCACTCGGCCGTGCTGATGGCGATGGTCATGCTCGGCCTGGCCGTGTTCTACGGCATGAACCAGGCGCCGTTCCTGATGGTCGTGCAGATCGTCGTCTACACCGGCGCGGTCCTGATGCTGTTCCTGTTCGTGCTGATGCTGGTGGGTGTCAGCTCGGCGGACTCCCTGGTGGAGACCCTGCGCGGGCAGCGGCTGCTCACCGCCGTGGTGGCGGCGTGCTTCCTGGGCGCGCTCGCGCTGGGCCTGACCCGCATCACCGCCGGCGACCCCGCCGGGCTGGGCGCGGGCACCGCGGCCGCCGGGGGCAGCGTCCCCTGGATCGCGAGCGAGGTCATCTACCGCTACATCATCGCCTTCGAGGCCACCGGCGCGCTGCTGATCACCGCGGTGCTGGGCGCCCTGGTGCTGGCGCACGTCACCCGGCTCAAGAAGCGCCGCACCCAGCGCGAGATGGCCCGCGACCGCATCCGCGGCGACCACCCCACCCCGCTGCCCGGACCCGGCACCTACGCCCGGCACAACGCCATCGACATGCCGGCGCTGCTGCCCGACGGCTCGGTGTCGGAGCTGTCGCTCAACCCGGTCCTCACCGCCCGCGACCCCGCCCTGCAGTCGGAGGTCCCCAAGGACGTCCGGCTGGGGGTCGGCCCCCGCCCCGGCGGCGCCTCCGACTCCGCGTGGTCCAAGGAGGGCCACGCCGCCGGCGAGCGCGCGCCCGAGGAGGCCGGCTCCGCCGAGGCCGCCGACGGCACCCGCGAGCCGGGCGACGACGACCGCAACGGCGACGCCAACGGACAGGAGGCCGAGCGCTCATGGACCCGATGA
- a CDS encoding polyprenyl synthetase family protein, whose protein sequence is MSGAVPSDFLALPSIDAGLAKEVQEALDQVEKLLRESVAASDPLLTEAASHLLSAGGKRFRATLVLLASHFGDPTVPDLTRAAAVVELTHVATLYHDDVMDEAELRRGEPSANQRWGNSVAILTGDYVFARASEILADLGTEAVRMQARTFGRLVQGQILETSGPRDGADPLEHYLRVISDKTASLIASSAEFGATFAGAGPEVTGTITRACDALGMAFQLADDILDVAGDPSESGKVPGTDLREGVLTLPMLYARRAAQAGDTGSARLDSLLGRPLSDAETEEALGLLRVHPAMDEARATTREWAERARAELAALPEGAPRDAFEALCDYVVRRSG, encoded by the coding sequence GTGAGCGGTGCTGTCCCGAGCGATTTCCTCGCTCTGCCGAGTATCGACGCCGGCCTCGCCAAGGAGGTCCAGGAGGCCCTGGACCAGGTCGAGAAGCTGCTTCGGGAGTCCGTCGCCGCGAGCGACCCCCTGCTCACCGAGGCCGCCTCGCACCTGCTGTCGGCCGGCGGAAAGCGGTTCCGCGCCACCCTCGTGCTCCTGGCGTCGCACTTCGGCGACCCCACGGTGCCCGACCTCACGCGCGCGGCCGCGGTGGTGGAGCTGACCCACGTCGCCACGCTCTACCACGACGACGTGATGGACGAGGCGGAGCTGCGGCGCGGCGAGCCCAGCGCCAACCAGCGCTGGGGCAACAGCGTGGCCATCCTCACCGGCGACTACGTGTTCGCGCGCGCCTCGGAGATCCTGGCCGACCTCGGCACCGAGGCGGTGCGGATGCAGGCGCGCACGTTCGGCCGGCTGGTGCAGGGCCAGATCCTGGAGACCTCGGGGCCCCGCGACGGCGCCGACCCGCTGGAGCACTACCTGCGGGTGATCTCCGACAAGACCGCCTCGCTCATCGCGTCGTCGGCGGAGTTCGGTGCCACGTTCGCCGGGGCGGGACCCGAGGTCACCGGCACCATCACCCGCGCCTGCGACGCGCTGGGCATGGCCTTCCAGCTCGCCGACGACATCCTCGACGTCGCCGGCGACCCCAGCGAGTCGGGCAAGGTCCCCGGCACCGACCTGCGCGAGGGCGTCCTCACACTGCCCATGCTTTATGCCCGCCGCGCCGCCCAGGCCGGCGACACCGGCAGCGCCCGGCTCGACTCCCTGCTGGGCCGGCCGCTGAGCGACGCCGAGACCGAGGAGGCCCTGGGCCTGCTGCGCGTGCACCCGGCCATGGACGAGGCGCGGGCCACCACCCGCGAGTGGGCCGAGCGCGCCCGCGCCGAGCTGGCCGCCCTGCCCGAGGGCGCCCCGCGCGACGCGTTCGAGGCGCTGTGCGACTACGTGGTGCGGCGCTCGGGCTGA
- a CDS encoding NADH-quinone oxidoreductase subunit M: protein MTDIPWLTLAIALPALGGLVVALLPRERVQAAKWTALGVSGAVLALVAVMAARFAPAGGDRLQFAEVYPWIPRFGVNYAVGVDGIALVLILMSAVLVPLVVLAAWHENDDADDRGKGYFALILVLEAMMIGVFAATDVFLFYVFFEAMLIPVYFMIGRYGRGERRRAAAVKFLLYSLLGGLLMLVAVIGVYVYGGTFLWSELVGPDGALAGVDTTAARWLFLGFFVAFAIKAPMWPVHTWLPTAAGASRPGTAVLLVGVLDKVGTYGMLRYCLEMFPEASRWFVWPVVVLSLISIVYGAVLAIAQSDMMRLIAYTSVSHFGFITLGIFAMTSQGQSGAALYMVNHGFATGALFLVVGFLIARRESSAIGDYRGVQRSAPVLAGVFLVAGLAGLALPGLSPFVSEFLVFIGTYAFHPVPAIIASVGVVLAALYILWMYQRTMTGPEPEGAPRLRDLNRRETWAVAPLIALLIVFGVYPQPLLDAINPAVDATMRQVGVTDPAPALGDAETTASGQEEGDHE from the coding sequence ATGACCGACATCCCCTGGCTCACCCTCGCCATCGCGCTGCCCGCCCTGGGCGGCCTGGTGGTGGCCCTGCTGCCGCGCGAGCGCGTCCAGGCCGCCAAGTGGACGGCCCTGGGCGTCAGCGGCGCCGTGCTGGCCCTGGTCGCCGTGATGGCCGCCCGGTTCGCGCCCGCCGGCGGCGACCGGCTGCAGTTCGCCGAGGTCTACCCGTGGATCCCCCGGTTCGGGGTGAACTACGCGGTCGGGGTCGACGGCATCGCGCTGGTGCTGATCCTGATGTCGGCGGTGCTGGTGCCGCTGGTCGTGCTCGCGGCCTGGCACGAGAACGACGACGCCGACGACCGCGGCAAGGGCTACTTCGCGCTGATCCTGGTCCTTGAGGCGATGATGATCGGGGTCTTCGCGGCCACCGACGTCTTCCTGTTCTACGTGTTCTTCGAGGCCATGCTCATCCCGGTCTACTTCATGATCGGGCGCTACGGGCGCGGCGAGCGGCGCCGCGCGGCCGCGGTGAAGTTCCTGCTCTACAGCCTGCTGGGCGGCCTGCTGATGCTGGTCGCGGTGATCGGCGTGTACGTCTACGGCGGCACGTTCCTGTGGAGCGAACTGGTGGGCCCCGACGGCGCGCTCGCCGGGGTCGACACCACCGCGGCGCGCTGGCTGTTCCTCGGCTTCTTCGTGGCCTTCGCGATCAAGGCGCCGATGTGGCCGGTGCACACCTGGCTGCCCACGGCGGCCGGGGCGTCGCGGCCGGGCACCGCCGTGCTGCTGGTGGGCGTGCTGGACAAGGTCGGCACCTACGGCATGCTGCGCTACTGCCTGGAGATGTTCCCCGAGGCGTCGCGCTGGTTCGTGTGGCCGGTGGTGGTGCTCAGCCTCATCAGCATCGTCTACGGCGCGGTCCTGGCCATCGCGCAGAGCGACATGATGCGGCTGATCGCCTACACCTCGGTGTCGCACTTCGGGTTCATCACCCTGGGCATCTTCGCGATGACCTCCCAGGGGCAGTCGGGTGCCGCGCTGTACATGGTCAACCACGGGTTCGCCACCGGCGCGCTGTTCCTGGTCGTCGGGTTCCTCATCGCGCGCCGGGAGTCCTCGGCGATCGGCGACTACCGGGGCGTGCAGAGGAGCGCGCCGGTGCTGGCCGGGGTGTTCCTGGTCGCCGGCCTGGCCGGGCTGGCGCTGCCGGGGCTCTCGCCGTTCGTCAGCGAGTTCCTGGTCTTCATCGGCACCTACGCGTTCCACCCGGTGCCCGCGATCATCGCCTCGGTGGGCGTGGTGCTGGCCGCGCTCTACATCCTGTGGATGTACCAGCGCACCATGACCGGCCCGGAGCCCGAGGGGGCGCCGCGGCTGCGCGACCTCAACCGCCGTGAGACCTGGGCCGTGGCGCCGCTGATCGCCCTGCTGATCGTCTTCGGCGTGTACCCGCAGCCGCTGCTGGACGCCATCAACCCGGCGGTCGACGCGACCATGCGGCAGGTCGGCGTCACCGACCCCGCACCGGCGCTCGGCGACGCCGAGACCACCGCGAGCGGGCAGGAAGAAGGGGACCACGAGTGA
- the nuoN gene encoding NADH-quinone oxidoreductase subunit NuoN produces MAAPTITENPPQIDYWLLSPMLVVFGAAVVGVLVEAFVPTARRRPVQLGLALAAVAAAFVLSILIVGALPAEGPGETLAFGSVAVDRVSVFLQGSVLVLGFVSLLLIAENRRGESAFAAQAAAVPGSEEEREHVMAGSQHTEVYPLVLFALLGMQLFPAANDFLTMFVALEVMSLPLYLLCGLARRRRLFSQEAAVKYFLLGAFSSAFFLFGIAMVYGYAGSVNFADIAAAVRDGGGPLFADGGGRPLLLLGIGMVAVGLLFKVGAVPFHNWKPDVYQGAPTPVTALMASCTLVAAFGAVLRVFYVPFGGSAADWAPMLWVVAILTMVLAAVVAVTQRDIKRLLAYSSVVHAGFVLTAVVAASPEGLAGAMFYLAAYGFTTIGAFAVVTLVRTHENGPEAGELAQWAGLGRTSPLLAGALALFLLAFAGIPLTSGFIGKFAVFEAAMAAGAAPLVVVGVLSSAVTAFFYVRIIVLMFFADPAETGPTVVRAGVFTGSAIAIGVAATVVLGVYPTPVLDNLLPQPGTEQGESLVATAEGSAG; encoded by the coding sequence ATGGCGGCACCGACCATCACGGAGAACCCGCCGCAGATCGACTACTGGCTGCTGTCGCCGATGCTGGTGGTGTTCGGCGCCGCCGTGGTCGGCGTGCTGGTCGAGGCGTTCGTGCCGACGGCGCGGCGCCGGCCGGTCCAGCTCGGCCTGGCGCTGGCGGCGGTCGCCGCCGCGTTCGTGCTGAGCATCCTGATCGTGGGCGCGCTGCCCGCCGAGGGGCCGGGCGAGACCCTGGCCTTCGGCAGCGTCGCGGTGGACCGGGTGTCGGTGTTCCTCCAGGGCTCCGTGCTGGTGCTCGGGTTCGTCAGCCTGCTGCTCATCGCGGAGAACCGCCGGGGTGAGAGCGCGTTCGCGGCCCAAGCCGCGGCGGTGCCCGGCAGCGAGGAGGAGCGCGAGCACGTGATGGCGGGCTCGCAGCACACCGAGGTCTACCCGCTGGTGCTGTTCGCGCTGCTGGGCATGCAGCTGTTCCCCGCGGCCAACGACTTCCTGACGATGTTCGTCGCGCTGGAGGTCATGAGCCTGCCGCTGTACCTGCTGTGCGGCCTGGCCCGGCGGCGCCGGCTGTTCTCCCAGGAGGCGGCCGTCAAGTACTTCCTGCTGGGCGCGTTCTCCTCGGCGTTCTTCCTGTTCGGGATCGCCATGGTCTACGGCTACGCGGGGTCGGTGAACTTCGCCGACATCGCGGCGGCGGTGCGCGACGGCGGCGGGCCGCTGTTCGCCGACGGCGGGGGCCGGCCGCTGCTGCTGCTGGGCATCGGCATGGTCGCGGTGGGCCTGCTGTTCAAGGTCGGCGCGGTGCCCTTCCACAACTGGAAGCCCGACGTCTACCAGGGCGCGCCCACCCCCGTCACGGCGCTGATGGCCTCGTGCACCCTGGTGGCCGCCTTCGGCGCCGTGCTGCGGGTGTTCTACGTGCCCTTCGGCGGCTCGGCGGCCGACTGGGCGCCCATGCTGTGGGTGGTGGCGATCCTGACCATGGTGCTGGCCGCCGTGGTCGCGGTGACCCAGCGCGACATCAAGCGGCTGCTGGCCTACTCCTCGGTGGTGCACGCCGGGTTCGTGCTGACGGCGGTCGTCGCCGCCAGCCCCGAGGGCCTGGCCGGGGCGATGTTCTACCTGGCCGCCTACGGCTTCACCACCATCGGCGCGTTCGCCGTGGTCACCCTGGTGCGCACGCACGAGAACGGCCCCGAGGCGGGCGAGCTGGCCCAGTGGGCCGGGCTGGGGCGCACCTCGCCGCTGCTGGCCGGGGCGCTGGCGCTGTTCCTGCTCGCCTTCGCCGGGATCCCGCTGACCAGCGGGTTCATCGGCAAGTTCGCGGTGTTCGAGGCGGCCATGGCGGCGGGTGCGGCCCCGCTGGTGGTGGTGGGCGTGCTGAGCAGCGCGGTGACGGCGTTCTTCTACGTCCGCATCATCGTGCTGATGTTCTTCGCCGACCCGGCCGAGACCGGCCCCACGGTGGTCCGCGCGGGCGTGTTCACCGGCTCGGCCATCGCGATCGGTGTCGCCGCGACCGTCGTGCTGGGCGTCTACCCGACCCCGGTCCTGGACAACCTGCTGCCCCAGCCGGGCACTGAGCAGGGCGAGTCGCTGGTGGCCACGGCGGAGGGCTCCGCGGGGTAG